One window of Candidatus Microthrix subdominans genomic DNA carries:
- a CDS encoding DEAD/DEAH box helicase: MEPVAVEVEPEPEPAAVEPEPAPKAAEPTPSGFEALELRPELLKALADLGYEEPTPIQAEAIPPMLAGSDLIGQAATGTGKTAAFALPILSRIDLDAAARKTPQALVLCPTRELAVQVSEAIYKYGRGLGVRVLPVYGGQPIGRQLSRLRGGVDVVVATPGRAVDHLHRGSLALNDLKMVVLDEADEMLDMGFADDLDELLEGSAGSRQTVLFSATVPARIKGLAGRHLSNPVRISIGDAAPSESGAPLVSQRVYVVHRAHKAAALGRILDVESPDAALVFCRTRVEVDQLTETMNGRGYRAEALHGGMNQEERDRVMGRLRGGVADLLVATDVAARGLDVDHLTHVVNYDVPSAPETYVHRIGRVGRAGREGVAITLSEPRERRQLDNIERLTGRRMEVAKVPSAAQRRSRKLEQLAATLRSTLENAGVESALEGSELDTPELERFVPVVEALADDYSERLVLLAALKLVQEVSGVVDDDQEIPDVSARGDKRSKGRNQRDGAPRGRERDSGERGPRGPRSEERESRGGPRGRDDRGSSRGAPAGDMARIFVGVGKNHGVRPGDLVGAIANETRVDGPDIGKINVAPNFTIVEVPDRNAREVITALRATTIRGETPTVRFDKAGSDEWEDRRGSDRGDRPDRGGYQGRDDRGSGRGDRGGYQGRDDRGSGRGDRGGYQGRDDRGGKPRSRRDG, encoded by the coding sequence ATTGAGCCGGTTGCTGTTGAGGTTGAGCCTGAGCCGGAGCCCGCTGCTGTTGAGCCTGAGCCTGCTCCGAAGGCTGCCGAGCCCACCCCGAGCGGTTTCGAGGCCCTTGAGCTGCGGCCCGAGCTGCTGAAGGCACTGGCCGACCTGGGCTACGAGGAGCCCACGCCGATTCAGGCCGAGGCGATTCCACCGATGCTGGCCGGGAGTGATCTGATCGGTCAGGCGGCCACCGGCACCGGCAAGACCGCAGCGTTCGCGCTGCCGATCCTCAGCCGCATCGACCTGGATGCAGCGGCCCGCAAGACGCCCCAGGCGTTGGTGCTGTGCCCCACCCGTGAGCTGGCCGTGCAAGTGTCGGAAGCGATCTACAAGTACGGCCGAGGGCTGGGCGTGCGGGTGCTGCCGGTCTACGGCGGCCAACCGATCGGGCGGCAGCTGTCGCGTCTGCGCGGGGGCGTCGACGTCGTCGTCGCCACGCCGGGCCGGGCTGTCGACCACCTCCATCGGGGCTCGCTGGCGCTGAACGACCTGAAGATGGTCGTGCTCGACGAGGCGGACGAGATGCTCGACATGGGCTTCGCCGACGACCTCGACGAGCTGCTCGAAGGCAGTGCCGGCAGCCGCCAGACCGTGCTGTTCTCGGCCACGGTTCCCGCCCGCATTAAGGGCCTGGCCGGCCGCCACCTCAGCAACCCGGTGCGGATCAGCATCGGCGATGCTGCCCCGTCCGAGAGCGGCGCTCCGTTGGTCTCCCAGCGGGTCTACGTCGTGCACCGTGCGCACAAGGCGGCGGCGCTCGGACGCATCCTCGATGTCGAGTCGCCCGATGCCGCCCTGGTGTTCTGCCGCACCCGGGTGGAGGTCGACCAGCTGACCGAAACGATGAACGGGCGCGGCTACCGGGCCGAGGCCCTGCACGGCGGCATGAACCAGGAGGAGCGCGATCGGGTGATGGGTCGGCTCCGAGGCGGGGTGGCCGACCTGCTGGTCGCCACCGACGTCGCCGCTCGCGGGTTGGACGTCGACCACTTGACCCACGTGGTCAACTACGACGTGCCGTCGGCCCCCGAGACCTACGTGCACCGGATCGGCCGGGTGGGGCGCGCCGGCCGCGAGGGCGTGGCGATCACGCTGTCCGAGCCCCGCGAGCGTCGCCAGCTCGACAACATCGAGCGCCTCACCGGTCGCCGCATGGAGGTGGCCAAGGTTCCCAGCGCCGCCCAGCGGCGTTCCCGGAAGCTTGAGCAGCTGGCCGCAACATTGCGCTCCACCCTGGAGAACGCCGGGGTGGAATCGGCGCTTGAGGGCAGTGAGCTGGACACGCCAGAGCTGGAGCGGTTTGTGCCGGTGGTCGAAGCGCTCGCCGACGACTACTCGGAGCGTCTGGTGCTGCTCGCTGCGCTCAAGCTGGTGCAGGAAGTGAGCGGCGTCGTCGACGACGACCAGGAGATCCCCGACGTGTCGGCGCGAGGCGACAAGCGGAGCAAGGGCCGCAACCAGCGCGACGGTGCTCCTCGTGGTCGGGAGCGGGATTCTGGGGAGCGCGGGCCCCGCGGGCCCCGGTCCGAAGAGCGCGAGAGCCGAGGTGGTCCTCGAGGTCGCGATGATCGCGGTTCCAGCCGGGGTGCTCCAGCGGGCGACATGGCCCGAATCTTTGTTGGCGTTGGCAAGAACCACGGTGTGCGCCCCGGTGACTTGGTGGGAGCGATTGCCAACGAAACCCGGGTCGATGGCCCCGATATCGGCAAGATCAACGTGGCGCCCAACTTCACGATCGTGGAGGTGCCCGACCGCAACGCTCGCGAGGTGATCACCGCGCTGCGAGCCACCACCATTCGGGGCGAGACCCCGACGGTGCGCTTCGATAAGGCCGGCTCCGACGAGTGGGAGGATCGTCGCGGGAGCGACCGCGGCGACCGTCCGGATCGTGGCGGGTATCAGGGGCGCGACGACCGGGGTTCCGGTCGAGGCGATCGAGGCGGCTACCAGGGGCGCGACGATCGGGGTTCCGGCCGTGGCGATCGAGGCGGCTACCAGGGACGGGACGATCGGGGCGGCAAGCCCCGTTCGCGACGAGACGGCTGA
- a CDS encoding alpha-galactosidase gives MAIVNERWLEGARVVVRRPGVAESAAALDGDSIALGGVVIRCDATADGWTWSVHNPGSEPVELDAVAVDIELGRAGEDVSVFCHGYQSWLPSRGQRLGVDCDDTNAPDSTEYVRPSFHADPGVAPEGWLRSEQVVVADLGQGEPLVQLGFLGGTTHEGTFWLYREGGTVRLRAEAWLGGVQLPGGSTRTLHPVATASGVDAHRLLAGWADRVGAAEGALTSGAYTVGWCSWYHYFERVTEDDIASNLAAATEGGWPFDVFQVDDGFQAHIGDWLTTNDSFPSGLAPLATSIAAAGFTPGIWIAPFLAHPDSQLAKDHPDWVPRHADGNPLVGMFNPIWDGMVWQLDVTMPEVLEHLESVAAELVRLGFTYLKLDFTFSSTFRGAYFDPTKTPAERVRMGYDAIRRGAGDDAYILGCGAPLASTVGLVDAMRIGSDVAPYWLPRDPEPGTEYQAPSVRNAYINTVSRTWQHRRLWQNDPDCLMLRHSETDLTDVEIATWSAAVAVSGGLALVSDDLALLGERERALLDRVIEVGRAADAASLGPDEPRCDDLMRPGGPTSISGGGASMTADPERPVPSFGGTATGFGTDS, from the coding sequence ATGGCCATTGTGAACGAGCGTTGGTTGGAGGGCGCCCGCGTAGTGGTTCGACGCCCCGGGGTCGCCGAATCGGCAGCAGCGTTGGACGGCGATTCGATCGCTCTGGGTGGCGTTGTGATCCGCTGCGACGCTACTGCCGATGGCTGGACCTGGTCGGTGCACAACCCCGGGTCGGAGCCCGTCGAGCTCGATGCAGTCGCCGTCGACATCGAGCTTGGGCGCGCCGGCGAAGACGTCAGCGTGTTTTGTCACGGTTACCAGTCGTGGCTGCCGTCGCGAGGCCAACGCCTCGGCGTCGACTGCGACGACACCAACGCGCCCGACAGCACCGAGTACGTTCGTCCCTCGTTCCACGCCGATCCCGGTGTGGCCCCCGAGGGGTGGCTGCGCTCGGAGCAGGTGGTGGTTGCCGATCTCGGTCAGGGTGAGCCGCTGGTTCAGCTCGGGTTTCTGGGCGGAACCACGCACGAGGGCACCTTCTGGTTGTACCGAGAGGGTGGCACGGTTCGCCTGCGGGCCGAGGCCTGGCTCGGGGGTGTGCAGCTACCGGGCGGGTCCACCCGAACCCTCCATCCGGTCGCCACGGCCAGCGGCGTCGACGCTCACCGGTTGCTGGCCGGCTGGGCCGACCGGGTCGGCGCTGCGGAGGGGGCCCTCACCAGCGGTGCATACACGGTGGGCTGGTGCTCCTGGTACCACTACTTCGAGCGGGTGACCGAGGACGACATCGCCTCCAACCTGGCAGCGGCGACAGAGGGTGGCTGGCCCTTCGACGTGTTTCAGGTCGACGACGGCTTTCAGGCCCACATCGGCGACTGGCTGACCACCAACGACAGCTTTCCGTCCGGGTTGGCGCCGCTGGCGACCTCGATCGCTGCAGCGGGCTTCACCCCGGGAATTTGGATCGCCCCGTTCCTAGCCCATCCTGACTCGCAGCTGGCCAAGGACCACCCCGACTGGGTGCCCCGCCACGCCGATGGCAACCCACTGGTCGGCATGTTCAACCCAATTTGGGACGGCATGGTGTGGCAGCTCGACGTGACCATGCCCGAGGTGCTGGAGCACCTGGAGTCGGTCGCCGCCGAACTGGTGCGCCTCGGCTTTACCTACCTGAAGCTCGACTTCACCTTCAGTTCGACGTTTCGCGGTGCGTATTTCGACCCCACCAAGACGCCTGCCGAGCGGGTGCGGATGGGCTACGACGCCATCCGTCGTGGCGCCGGTGACGATGCCTACATCCTTGGTTGTGGGGCGCCGTTGGCCTCCACGGTGGGCTTGGTCGACGCCATGCGCATCGGGTCCGACGTCGCCCCGTACTGGTTGCCAAGGGATCCGGAGCCGGGCACCGAGTACCAGGCGCCGTCGGTGCGCAACGCCTACATCAACACGGTAAGCCGCACCTGGCAACACCGCCGGCTGTGGCAGAACGACCCCGACTGCCTGATGTTGCGCCATTCCGAGACCGACCTGACCGACGTGGAGATCGCCACGTGGTCCGCAGCGGTGGCCGTGTCGGGAGGTCTGGCGCTGGTGTCGGACGACCTGGCGTTGCTCGGCGAACGGGAGCGGGCGCTGCTCGACCGCGTGATCGAGGTTGGACGTGCGGCGGACGCGGCGTCGCTCGGGCCGGATGAGCCGAGATGCGACGATCTGATGCGTCCCGGCGGCCCCACCTCGATCTCCGGCGGTGGGGCGTCGATGACCGCCGACCCCGAGCGGCCCGTGCCATCCTTCGGCGGCACGGCGACTGGCTTCGGTACCGACTCATGA
- a CDS encoding DUF971 domain-containing protein, whose product MTNPDAASAVDNIEVDKTESVTLTFGDGEVAVFELEDLRRACPCAGCRSRRDQGLPVWPVPGSQMPLEITDAALHGAWALTFTWNDGHSAGIYPFTSLRRWYDGEASYLPDSGLGGSREG is encoded by the coding sequence ATGACCAACCCCGACGCCGCGTCCGCAGTCGACAACATCGAGGTGGACAAGACCGAGTCGGTCACGCTCACGTTCGGCGACGGAGAGGTTGCGGTGTTCGAACTGGAGGACCTGCGCCGCGCATGCCCCTGCGCCGGGTGTCGCAGCCGGCGCGACCAGGGCCTGCCCGTGTGGCCGGTACCCGGCAGCCAGATGCCGTTGGAGATCACCGATGCGGCGCTGCATGGCGCTTGGGCGCTGACCTTCACCTGGAACGACGGCCACTCGGCGGGCATCTATCCCTTCACCTCGCTACGCCGCTGGTACGACGGCGAAGCCAGCTACCTGCCGGATTCCGGCCTCGGCGGCTCTCGCGAGGGCTGA